A section of the Solitalea canadensis DSM 3403 genome encodes:
- a CDS encoding PLDc N-terminal domain-containing protein encodes MFAFFVCLLAGVTVSITIVACIIMVAVDAYRNKLSNIFFWVLLSVFLPVIGTIIYFSFRKEKNQDKKEKLLFS; translated from the coding sequence ATGTTCGCTTTTTTCGTTTGTTTACTTGCAGGAGTTACTGTAAGTATAACAATTGTCGCGTGTATAATTATGGTTGCTGTAGATGCCTACCGTAACAAATTATCTAACATCTTTTTTTGGGTTTTGTTATCTGTTTTTTTACCTGTGATAGGAACAATCATTTACTTTTCTTTCCGTAAAGAAAAAAATCAAGATAAAAAAGAGAAACTCCTGTTTAGCTAA
- the ilvC gene encoding ketol-acid reductoisomerase codes for MTNYFNTLSLREKLNQLGVCEFLDNSHFADGVDALKGKKLVIVGCGAQGLNQGLNLRDSGLNVSYALRQEAIDAKRQSWKSATENGFTVGTYEELIPGADVVINLTPDKQHTAVVSAVMPLMKKGATLSYSHGFNIVEEGMQIRKDITVIMVAPKCPGTEVREEYKRGFGVPTLIAVHPENDPEGKGWAQAKAYAVGTGGHKAGVLKSSFVAEVKSDLMGEQTILCGLLQTGSILCFDKMVEKGIDKGYAAKLIQYGWEVITEALKQGGITAMMDRLSNPAKIKAFDVSEELKNIMRPLFQKHQDDIMSGVFSATMMADWANDDKNLLTWRAATGETAFEKTAPADVKITEQEFFDNGLLMVAMVRAGVELAFETMVEAGIKAESAYYESLHETPLIANTIARKKLFEMNRVISDTAEYGCYLFDHACKPLLADFMKTVDTNVIGKNYNEGKDAGVDNKKLIAVNKSIRTHQIEAVGEVLRQAMTAMKSIATVA; via the coding sequence ATGACTAACTATTTCAATACACTTTCTTTGCGTGAAAAATTAAACCAACTAGGTGTATGTGAATTTCTTGATAATAGCCATTTTGCAGATGGTGTTGATGCCCTTAAAGGCAAAAAACTCGTAATTGTTGGATGTGGAGCACAAGGTTTAAACCAAGGATTAAACTTAAGAGATTCTGGTTTAAATGTTTCATACGCATTACGTCAGGAGGCAATTGATGCAAAACGTCAATCTTGGAAAAGTGCTACTGAAAACGGATTTACTGTTGGTACTTACGAAGAATTAATTCCGGGTGCTGATGTGGTAATCAACCTTACTCCTGATAAGCAACATACTGCAGTGGTATCTGCCGTTATGCCTTTAATGAAAAAAGGAGCTACTTTATCTTATTCTCACGGGTTTAACATTGTGGAAGAAGGCATGCAGATCCGTAAAGACATCACTGTTATTATGGTTGCCCCTAAATGTCCGGGTACTGAGGTACGTGAAGAATATAAAAGAGGTTTCGGTGTTCCTACGCTAATTGCTGTTCACCCTGAAAATGATCCGGAAGGTAAAGGCTGGGCACAAGCAAAAGCTTATGCGGTAGGTACCGGAGGTCATAAAGCAGGTGTTTTAAAATCATCTTTTGTAGCAGAGGTGAAATCTGACTTAATGGGTGAGCAAACTATTCTTTGTGGTTTATTGCAAACTGGTTCTATCCTTTGTTTCGACAAAATGGTTGAAAAAGGAATTGATAAAGGATACGCTGCAAAATTGATCCAATACGGCTGGGAAGTTATTACCGAGGCGTTAAAGCAAGGGGGTATTACTGCGATGATGGACAGACTTTCAAATCCTGCTAAAATCAAAGCTTTTGATGTATCGGAAGAATTGAAAAATATTATGCGTCCGTTGTTTCAGAAACATCAGGATGACATCATGAGTGGTGTTTTCTCTGCAACTATGATGGCTGACTGGGCAAATGACGATAAAAACCTGTTAACCTGGAGAGCTGCTACCGGAGAAACAGCGTTTGAGAAAACTGCTCCTGCAGACGTTAAAATTACTGAGCAAGAGTTTTTCGATAATGGTTTATTAATGGTTGCAATGGTAAGAGCTGGTGTTGAATTAGCTTTTGAAACCATGGTAGAAGCAGGTATCAAAGCTGAATCAGCTTATTACGAATCATTGCATGAAACTCCATTAATTGCAAACACTATTGCACGTAAAAAGTTATTTGAAATGAACCGTGTAATTTCTGATACAGCCGAGTATGGTTGTTACTTATTCGACCACGCATGTAAGCCATTATTAGCTGATTTCATGAAAACTGTTGATACAAATGTTATCGGTAAAAATTATAATGAAGGCAAGGATGCAGGGGTAGACAATAAAAAATTAATTGCTGTTAATAAATCGATTCGTACTCACCAGATTGAAGCTGTAGGTGAAGTATTAAGACAAGCGATGACAGCCATGAAATCAATTGCTACTGTAGCTTAA
- the ilvN gene encoding acetolactate synthase small subunit produces the protein MEKLYTISVFTENNIGLLNRLTIIFTRRRINIESLTVSETEKKGISRFTIVVKCTEDMSKKLVQQINKVIEVLIAYAYDADNMIFSEVAIYKVNIEDATKVTPIINLANEHSARVVYMEPGFTALEKTGTLEELMLFYDMLKPFGLLEFVHSGRIAIHKQRHQAHEIYHAEELSEYETILN, from the coding sequence ATGGAAAAATTATATACAATATCGGTTTTCACTGAAAACAATATCGGTTTGCTTAATCGTTTGACAATTATATTTACACGTCGACGTATTAACATCGAAAGTTTAACTGTTTCTGAGACCGAAAAAAAAGGCATTTCACGCTTTACCATTGTGGTTAAGTGTACAGAAGACATGAGCAAGAAATTGGTTCAGCAAATTAACAAGGTAATTGAAGTATTAATTGCCTATGCTTATGATGCTGACAATATGATCTTTAGCGAGGTGGCTATTTATAAGGTCAATATTGAGGACGCAACTAAAGTAACTCCGATTATCAACCTTGCAAATGAGCATAGTGCACGTGTAGTTTACATGGAACCAGGCTTTACTGCTTTGGAAAAAACGGGTACGCTGGAAGAACTGATGCTGTTCTATGACATGCTTAAACCTTTTGGTTTGCTGGAGTTTGTGCACTCAGGTCGTATTGCCATTCATAAGCAACGTCATCAGGCACATGAGATTTATCATGCGGAGGAATTGTCGGAGTATGAAACTATTCTGAATTAA